Genomic DNA from Enoplosus armatus isolate fEnoArm2 chromosome 7, fEnoArm2.hap1, whole genome shotgun sequence:
TCGACTCACTTTTGTCCAGAACACTCTCACACTGATGTGCTATCATGGGCTGATTTGTCAAAATAACAAGGGGGTGGTGAGAAGGGAATGGCTGAGGTAAAGGGCTGTGTTTCGGCAATATTTCCTCATAATTAcaagttttctttattttggggGAAAACCTCAGTTGTGACTTTACTCCACCCTTATAATCTGAACTAACTGCTGCCACTGACTGGTTACTGGTAGCTTTCTGGTTGTTTTTATGATGCACACAACTAGTTATTCTCACAATTTGaggtcagacaaacacagacatgagcaCAAAGATGGACGTATACAGACAGCTCATTATGGACATCCACGTCATTTATATTGCAGGACGCTTTGGCTTGTTTCCCTCCCTCAGCTGTCCCTCAATTTAGCTAGactttttctgttatttcaacACTCAGAGAGTCAATCTGTCAAGTTGCTGTCTGCCCACTAAACACAGGCCAGATAGTCTTCTCACAGCCCCCTGGAGCCTGGCTTCGCCTTGCCAGTTCAGCCTGCATGTCACTGCCATAAAGAGCAAACATCCATCACCAGGTCCGAAAGAAATGTCGGTAATTTCATGTTCTGTGGCTGCTGCATCTCTATACGAGGTGGTGCCACGGAGTCCAGTCTGCACACAGCTTCTTATACCTTATAGTGAATGTCAGCATATAAAAGACTTTTCTGTTATACAGAAGCCCTTCTGTATGGGTTAGGGTGCATAAATACTGTCATTTCCCATTGAGGCCTTTAATTATGTGGCTAAAAATGCCATCAAAGCCACATTATCCAAACGGGAAAACCCCTGACAAGGATGCAAGTTTCTGACCAGTTTTTGACATTTGGAGGACATGGTCGGGTAGTCTGGTGGTTAGACAGACCAAATCTTATTATAGCTTTAATGTATAGGTGGTTTACTGCATTGACTTCAGCAATACGTTAAGGTTTGACTAGAAAGCCCTCTGAGAGCACATACTTTTGCACAAGGCGCACAAACCTCTAAAAATGAGCTATTCCAATAAtggaaaatgtgaagaaatgtttAATCTGCGTCTGGATCCAGATCTGCATGAAAATAACGGGAAGTGACAGATAGTAAGTAGTTCATCAGTagtgaaaatgttcaaaaaaatgaATCACTGGACAAACTTTCAAACAAActtcattaaaatcaaaacaaacagacgaACCAACAGGGCCAAAATATAACCTCATGCCATGAACAATGAGTCTGTCCGCTCCGTTCAAGTCGTCTTTTCAAATTCCAGAAATAACTTCTGAATATGTATTTGTCACAGCCAGAACTTTATTCTTTAGTGCAGTCCAGTCTCTTTTAAATcttgcagtgtgttttcatccTGAGGCGAGTTCGCCGCAGCCAGCCAGGCCGGTTATCAAATATGCATGGTGCCAAGGGCAGTGACATAATTTAAAAGGACATTTATAAACAATTAAagtgctgaaatgaatgaattcaacCACCTTGTCCCAACCCCACTGCGTGCCCTTGCTCACTCAACCTTCACAGATGCGCCAACTCTAAAATGGGCTGTGAGTTGTTTTGGCAGCGACCCAAGCTCCGTATAGCAGAGGATATATTTCACTACCTTAACAGGAAGCAGAGGTTAGATCAACTAATAATCTATAAAGGTCCACTGGCTTGCTTTTAACCTCCAATTAAAAACATACGACATGAAAAAGCTTTGTATGAGGATGGttcatttgtctgtgtcttttgcTGCAAAGCACTTAAAGATCCAACTCTGTTGTCAGCGCAGATATTCAgaatgactgaaataaaaaaggccTTACATGTTGAATATCTGCCACAACATATGATTCATGAAACATAGATGAAGACTGTAGAAAAGCACATATATTCACACCATCACAGTGTAAAGTgattctttgtttctctttgcattTGTTCACTGATAACGTTTGGTATGAAATGTGTGGCCTTGACTTAAAGATGAAGACTCACTAAGGACTCACTTTCAAATGCTCTAAAAATCTGCAAGGtgactctgctgctgtgtttcagcaCCTTCAGCCTGgtttctttaatttctttggGATTGAAGTTAGGGGTCAGTGTAGGTGGaggtcttttctttttcagttcaGCCACAGGAACCATTGCTGCTCACCCCAACTACATAGTTTTTCTAATATTAACAAACTGCTGATGCtgccagaaacacaaaaacacaccacgTCTAGCACATATGAAAGGTTTTAGGAACTGGGCTTATGTTAAAACAGTATCAGGTTATATAAACTGTCAACAGAGCACAGAAGATTTGCCTTcatgtgaacattttgcagaacCATTAACCATCTATAAACCTAGAATAGACAGATCCCCCAACATGCAAAGCCGGCCCGTCCTGGACAATCACTTAGTTGGGTCTTACCTGAAAAACCACAACCTTGCCATCGTCAGCCTGCAGGTAGAAGGTCCAGGTGGACGAGATGAAGCTCTGGGCAGAGCTGACGATGTCATTACACCAACTGGACACGGCCTCCATCACAGAGGGGGGCTTAGGGCGGAGAGTCATGGCCTTGAGCTGCGGAGGAGAGAGCAGGTTGTGATGGATGGTATTGACTGCGTGTGCATCAGTATATGTACACACTTGTATTCTCGGTAGTGATATTAGTATTCAGACATCCTGAGTCCCGTTGGCCATTATAGCTGCATTTGCAGTATTTATGTGTGCAGACATTGACTGAGGAGTGGCcttcctcaccttcctcctcttgaTCTCAGGTTCAGAGGGTTGGCTGGCACAGCCGGTGCTGCAGGcctcctgctccagcagctTGACGTATGCCTCCTGgcaggctggagagagagagagagagagagagagagagagagagagagagagacacacacagttgtgaAGCATGAAAGACGAAGCATGATGgtagaaaaaaggaagagaagaagaggaggtcgAAAGTTCAAATGAAGGagtgagaagagaaagaagcacAAAAGAGAGTGGGCACTACAGTCGGTTGGGTAGAAGACGAGAAGAAATAAAACGGGCTGTTTATGTGGGAAGAAAGATAAAGATGCAAGGGAGATGTATCTGTTGGCCCCTGCAGAGACGATTCACTCTGCCTTGCCGTTATTGAAACAGGGGGGGCGACGAGGCATCTGCTGTCTGGACGGCAAATCACATAATTGATTTCCAATACAGCAGTTCAAACAGGGCGAACAGCCTCAAACACCCAGAAAATACCCCCCGAGCCTGCCAGCTTTTAGGAAACAATGCAATATTTAACAGAGCTGTGCTCAACATCTTGATGTCTAAGAGATGTTGGTCTGCAACGGCGCTGGAAACACATGTGCGTGCGATGTAGctgctttctgcttttgtcttgcAAAAACCTTgaatttgcatgtgtttttgattccatctgaaattattttttggCACAATATATTCTGTCGACCCAAAGGATACCACAGTACATTTACCTTTAGTAAATGGAGTACATTTACCTTCCTGGAATAGGAAGTTGAACCTGCACCTTATGTTGCACTAAGTAGACCTAGGTTCAAATGAATGATTCTGGCAACATTTAGATTTCATTTGTATGAGGATTTGCTTCACTGCTATTCATTTTGACACGTTAAGGCTTGAGGCCTTGGCAGCTAAAACTTTGGCCTCCGCCGGCTCAGCAAGACTGTAAGACCAGCAAACTCATTCAAACAAACAGtccaacagacagactgacacactgactcacCTCCCTGACACTCCTCCCTGCTGGTATTGAAGCCGGCGTTGCCATTGACAAACTGGCAGATGGAATAGAGGCGACAACCGCGGTGACAGGCGTTCATTATGGAGTCCTACCAgccagacacagagaagaaggggagggggggggttacaaaATTAGAGATGTCTCCTGCACTCTTGGATCAACTCAAGATAACCTTGTtagaaaacatgacaaagatGCATCATGGCATCTCTTAATGACATGGTGCAGCTGGTGTATTATAGCCCGTCATGAACAGTTGATGTGAAGCTTTCAGTCACTGCAAAGGAAAAGCAGTGATAAAGAGACAGTTGCATAAAACTTGCGCAGAGAAATTAGGTGGTGAGACAGGaagattacattacattactgtaCTTCCTCTTGTCATAATGCCTCAATTTTCGATTTGAAATGAGGAAACGGCGCCCTCTGGTGACCTTTCTGGGAacaggagagacaaagagattcCCAGGCCGCGACCATCAACGGTTTATTACAGCCTCGTGCTTGTCATCACCTTCCCTGCGTTTCCATGTTTATTCCCATGAAGCAGAGAGGGATGTTTATAACAAACCATGAGACGCTGCCTCTGTAGCAGTTTGACAGCCCTAAACTcgacataaaaacacaagttggTTTCACAGTCTTCAATCCAGGTGACTGTGATCCGGTTTGCAGCTCTGCTCCTGCTGCCCCGCAGGACGCCTGAACcacacctgaaggcagcagaggaggaggaggaggaggtggtggtggtggtgggatgAAAAACATCCGACCCTGGAAATCTAGGCAAGGCTCTAAACCACCGAAACTCCTGGTGAATTTCACAGCCATCATCCACCGTCCTGCTCGGATGCAGTGTGGCCTTGTCTGAGCAGGAGGATGCTGTGTAAACTGTCAATAAAGGAAAAGGATAACTGCTTCACAATAGTCTCAGTGATCCTCCAGCCTGCGCTGCGCCTGGCCTGAACGAGCTTAATTGCGGATTGAGAAATGATCAATTATTGGCGCAGTGTTTTGCAGATACTGATTTGAGATACGCTGACTGGATGCAGTTCACTTCTTGGACGAGTCTTTAAGGTGCAGAAGAAAATGAGCTGCATCCATTTTTCGGCCTAATTGTGCGCCGTAGCATTCAAGAGGATGCAGCGAGACACCGGAGCGAGCAGTGCCTTTCGTTACGCACAGACAAAACACGCTTATTTTGTATTCTCTATATAAAGATAGAGGCTTTTTTTGCGATGCCGAATATATCGTGTGCATCGTGTCAGGCGCTGAAATGTCGGACAGCTCTGTCAGCTCGTTGCTGATAATGCGCTCCCTGCAGAGACAGCCTATGCTACAGCACACAGGGATAACTTACTTTAGCGgggcttttgtttttgatggtGAGCTGGCATTGCTTTTTGCAGTAATTGATGTCGCCCAGTTGGTTGTCAAACAGATCCGAGGACGCCGCCGCGAGCCCTGCAAGAAGCACCGAGAGGAGGGCCGACCAGCTGCACATCCTGCCGCCGAGCCGGAGCATCTCAAAcgctggagaggaggagaggagagtcgAGCCTGAACCAGCACTGAGCTCCCTTTGTGgcggcgctgctgctgctgctgctgctgctgcctcagccCGGGTCCTGTCTGCTCCGCTGAGCTGCTTCTTGCTCGTggcgtcatcatcatcatcatcacgcaCAAGCTGctcccccaaaacacacacacaacctgcagAGCAGCATTCACTGCAGTGCACAGTATGGCAGTGATGACATTCAGAAAACGGCGGCATATAGCTGAAAAGGGAGGCAGATGTCCTGCACAGAGCGGACAGATGGACCGTATTGACAGTTCATACACAATCAATGTCACAATTATCAGCTGAATATGAGATCCTGCTGCAGCACGTGAGCCACAACACAAACCAGCCAAACTACATGCAGAGTGACCTCAGAGTCAGAGCTCCATACTTTAAGTTACAAAAGGATTGATTGTATTTTGTTAGTGTTTCATTCTCGATTTGGGATGCACTCAGTAACTCTGCTTATAAAAGAGcttaagaaataataataatttaacgttaatattataggaatattatCTAACAGTTATACAGCATATACCTCATAATAGTTAAGCATAAGCTGTAAAAGATCCTTAAAAAAAGCAGTAATAGACTGCAACAGTGTACAAATACTCGAGTAAAacttacaagtaaaagtcagtaaaagtaaaaaggtaTTATTAGTAAGATGTacctaaagtatcaaaagtaaaagtactcactatGCAGAACTACCCCTTTGAGAGTTAGAGagttatgtttatttattttgtttatgttaatgtttattgatatacagtatgtaagcaGCCATGTAATGTTCATCCATTTATAATGTTGGACAGTTGAGTTTATAACAGAGCAGAACATTTTAAAGgtagttcattttttttttttaaataatgtaagTAGCAtcatgtaaaatcttaatgtAACTGAGTGGAAGTAGCGATGTACtgaagtggagtagaagtagaaacaGTGGTCATAACATGGAAgtacacaaataaaatgcaagtaGCTTAAAATTGCTAAGTacagttattatattatatattatatttacagaaaaaatatattttcatttaacataAACCATCTTTATTCGTCTCTGAACATTAGTCTTAAATCATCCAAAAATATAAAGATAGGTGTTACCATGGGTGCAAAATGTTTCTTATTATTATAGAAATTATTacttattacacacacacacgcacacacacacacacacacacacacacacacacacacacctgaaagtTTTATTAAGGGCGTCACGAGTTCACCTGAAGAAGCATCCGAAAAGTTTGTAAAGATGAACTCAAATTTTGTCTCACTTTTAAATtcggtgcgtgtgtgtgtgtgtgtgtgcgtgtgtgtgtgcgtgtgcgcgcgtgtCAGGGAGGGGACACATTGAGGAGCACTGATGACTTGTGGCTGTGTGGGAAAACAAGGGAggagcaaacagcagcagcggcagtTAAAAAGGAAGCAAACCTCGTGTTTCAGTCAGTCTGGTCTGCTGACTTTCAGTGAAGAGCCGCTGGAGAGTGAAGCTGCTCCAACtccccccccagcccccccccccgtctgctCTTCACGTCCCCggaaacaagagagacagaaagacagctgGAAGAACCATGTCTGCCTTCATGTTTCTCCTGCTCCTCGCTCCACGTGTGTTGTCGTCCTCGACACGTAAGTGCCAAACTTTATTAACGGACTCgctgacggacagacagacacgctcctgtctgtgtgtgtgtgtgtgtgtgtgtgtgtgtgtgtgtgtgtgtgtgtgttacctaaaggttatgtcagtgttttttcgGAGTGAGCTGATATATGGAGGCTCCAAACCAACAAAACGAGTTCAGCTGTTTAACTTCTCTAAAACCAGCACACAGTTTCACCTGCCCAGGTGCTATTATCACCCCACCTATAATAATTACAACAGGTAACCACAGAAGTACATTGGTTTTTTTAGAATTTAGTACATTATTATTGAAAATCAATGGGTAAAGTGTTTATGGATACAATAATCAAGTggtaatgtctgtttttgtctaatGGTACGAATTAAATACCTGTCAAATCAAGAAACATTCATCAAATTTATGcaaaaattatataaaaattaCAGTCTGATCGATACCACTGTTGATATACAAGAGTTTAAAGAATCTATAACATCACTATCAGCCAATATTCTTTTACATAAACATCTCTGATATTGATTCCTTCagttcttcctttttttaaatgtgtggccAGTAGTACTGAGCAGGGCACTCTATCGTGGACGACATGATCACAAACATATCTTTGACATGTCTCTACTGCAAGTACTTGTTATTTATCAGCTGGCTTAAACATAGATACCAATATATTTGCAAGAAACTAATGTTAGCTGATATATCAGCCCGGACCATTTTTGATAGAAATCCAATATTGCCCACAAGGACCTGATTCACCCAGGAATACTGATAGGGATATCTACGCGTAGGCAAACTCTCTGACAGTTGACAGTTGTCTCATGGTATATGTCATCAAATCGCCCAACCATAATGCTTATTTATTTGGGAAACATTTGTTGAATATTATGAAAAAGTTCGGGGgacttttgatttgattgcacTGTAACCAGCTGATGACATATagtgtcaacaaaaacacaaattatagCCTAACTGTTGCATTTTTCTGCCAAAATACATCCCGATGCAGTGACACCAGATAAATGTGAGAGTAATCATTAGATGCGATTGGTGGATTAGACTGAGAACTAGACCTATTAGACACGGCGGTGATGTAGATGATGAGACAAATTTGAAATAAGCAGTTTTCATCGGTGCTGTTGCATGAAGGAAAGATAAGAATAATAAAAGTTATTACCATAAGACTGAGAAAATGATCTGCAAGTAGCTTCTTTGCGCATGTTATTTTTCTcatgtatattttatacttaactttatattttatagtgaATCCCTCTCACTGAGGCCCAAAGGTGAATCCTCACTCTTCTGACATGTAgatacagttttcttttttttcttttttttttaattcttcaaACTACATGCTGCTCAATCCAGGGAGGCTGGAAACGGCGCAGTGGCACATATGTTGGAAAGCTTGTTCACCGCCCACCTGGAGCACAGTTAATAAAACTCTACACATTAAACCCTCATATCTCTGTGTAGAGGGAGCCCAGTGgtaacattcaaacacacagcagagggtTTTCTCATGGGCATCAATCATAACGGCAAACTTTAAGTCTAAGACGGGTCGTGGAATGGAAAAGCATTCAAGGATTTTGCCGACAAACCAGGGTGACCTTTCTGGCTGATCCTACTGAGGCTCCATAAATCCACTTCATTACTGGGTCATAAATAtgtgctgagctgctgctctgttgtggtgcagtgctgctgttgttgctgcagcactcctcctcctcctcctcctcctcctcctcacacaaacacaaagtttttGGGTTGGTAAGAAATGTGAACACAGTGAAACTGTGTGCTTAAACAAATCAGCTGCGCAGGACCTAATGCATGTTATTGAGAATCTAATCAATGGAAGTTAAAGGTTGAGAAGGAGCTAAAaacctaaaatgtaaatgaaaatgcacCGTGGTCTTAGAAAAACAAGAAGTTtagtacttttttttgtaaatagtAGTCTCAGAAACATATGAACTAATTCACATCTGGTGACTGTAAAGTTGTAGGTGTCCTAGTTGCATAACATAATCTAATCTTATAAAAAAGGTAGTGGACTTCTGCACAGTCTGAATTTATTTAAGAAGCAATGTTTTCATCTGGCCTGAAACATACAATGCAATAGTAGCACGGGTTGTAAAAAGTGCtaaaacgattagttgattaaacATGTACTTCATTGAGAGACtagaatagttttttttataattgattaatcatttaagtcattcatcaaacaaaaaaacccaacacactTGCAGGTTACAGTTACAGCTTTTCctagtttttgtatttttgtgaaatttatATCTTTGCATTTTGGACATTTGGTaatttgggctctgggaacttgtgatggacaaATTTTCACTAATAGAATTGACTGAAAGGATGACATGATGAAAAGTAAGAAAGTAGGTTGTTTTTAATAGTAGTCTGGCTGaaaagagtctgtgtgtgtctctaccACCCAGATGTAGCGGTGATCTCCCCTCAGGATCCCGTCCTGCGTATCGGCTCCAGTCTGACAGCCACGTGCACGCTGAGCCCGGAGCTCGGCCTCCACGCCAGCACGTTGTACTGGACGCTGAACGGGATGTCTCTGTCAGCTATGTCCTACAGCGTGTTGAGCCCTGACGTCCTGAGTGTCACCCTTCACAACCTCAACGGCTCCCAGCAGCAGTCTGGAGACAACCTCGTGTGTCACGGAGCAGATGGACACGTCCTGGCTGGTTCATGTCTCTATGTGGGCAGTAAGTGGAGGCTTTTCtatctgtttgtttggctgATAGTGGAATTTCCATTATTGAGCGCCTCTCAATACAGCCGCCATTTAACAGAATAAAGTCATGATGATCATTTTTCTTCCGACTAAGTAATTACTGATATCTGCCACTATGTTTGGGAAATGAATAGATACCTTACTGTGTATTTTCAGCTTTAAAAACCGGTGTTTGTACATCACTAATTTAAACCCAAAGGGTCttaaaaatgccacaaaagcATTAACAATAATcagagaaaatgtatattttataagGACATACATCTTGAAAAAAAGAGTCATACAAAACCTTATAATTCCAAATTCAGGATGGTAAGAAGCCAATTatcacaaatgtaaaataagttGTAGctatttaaacaaacaaacatgttagtTTTCATCCCTGCAGTCATGAGCACACTGAACTTCCTGCCCCAATTAACtaactttttaaataaatacaaacccaaataatgacaaatggaatgaaacaatgaatatGTTGTAAAGCACTGTGGATTCATAAGAAATGTTCCTTTGAGACTGAAAAATGTTGatgagtttaaaataaatataaataaataatctaaaAAGATGACgaattttgtttgcatgttttgtcgTGAACTTTCTTTTTTAGTTCTACATAAAAGCCTTTTGATTCTAATCTTTTAAGGTCTGTTGTACAACTAACCTGCTTTTTTAATGCATTGGCTTGATGGAGTGATGCTTCACATGAATGGAGAGGAAACTCACCTCATGCTGTTTTCTCTtaaatttcagaataaaatgaagTAGCCAGAATAATTTATTTGACTTCACTGTTTATTCAaccccatttttttttacttcatttcaaCATCTGACAAAattgtttgtctctgtgaaaatgtgttttttcattgttctttttttctctcaagtgcCTCCAGAAAAGCCAGTCAATGTAACGTGTTGGTCCCGCAACACAAAGGACTTGAGCTGCAAGTGGAGCCCAGGGGGGCGGGGTGAGACCCACATCCGAACCCAATACACCCTCAAGTACAAATTGAGGTGAGCGCCCCAgacctgctgcagctcacagGTGATCACCTCGTCCAACGCCACCCAGGTAGACTAGCTATAAGTTCACTAGTGCCGCATACAGTTTATCCTCTGCAACACGTACGACGCTCACAGGCCGCAGTGTGTTGCTTTGCTTGTGTGCGAACTGTATAAAAATAGTCGGTCTGCCTTTTCAGAAGCCAAACGGCAGACTTTATTTTtggtcattgtgtttgtttgttatgtgtgtgcaggtggtACGGGAGAGAGCAGGAGTGTGAAAATGACAGCACAGGGAAGCAGCGGTACTCCTGCTACATCCCCCGCAACCTCGCCCTCTTCACCCCGTATGAGATCTGGGTGGACGCAGCCAATCAGCTGGGCTCTGCCACGTCTAACATCACCACCCTGGACATCCTCGACGTAGGTGGGTAACGTGTTGACGTTATCTACAACTgttgtctttcctctcctctcctgtcttttctttttccttgtccTTTCCGTTCCTCTGTTTGgcatttgtttgtctgcagatCTCCTACATATGGCTAACACACTTCTCTTGGGGAGAGGGggatttatttttatagttCGGTCCCTCCAACCCGCTGCTGTAACAGCATTATGGGTTCAGGCTGCAGCTCTCAAAGATAAACTGTGTTGTTGTAAAAGTTAACTGCACGTCAGATGCCTCTCGGGTAATGGCTTCACAGGTTTCTCGATGAGGAATTTAGGTTATGATGTACGAGCGATGGCAGGTATTCCTTACAAATTCTCCAGTGCTAATGTAATAGCGTAGTGTTTCTGGCCTCCAGTGAGCGCCACATTTTGAAAGCGGTGTTTATTGGCTGTGACTGAGCATCCTCTCCCTCCAGTCACCCTCGCTGCACACTGAGAGCAGATAACTTGGAGCTGCGAATGGgttggaggagaaggaggagcgTTGCCATATGTATGATGCATTGCACTGCCTcaataacagaaacaataaGCTCTGAGAATATTTGTTCTGGCTtggttttcctctctcccctgaGCTGAATGCCACAGAACAAATAAAGTATGTCAGCTGAAAAACAGCGTCACACGCCAGCAGCAAGGATGTCTGAAGCGGAAGGTAACCAGCAGGAAACACTTTTACAAGACATTTAATAAGTTCATTTAATAAgttcctttctttgtctctcgtGCCGCCATCCACTTTATCTTTCTCCCCTTCAAAGCACTCCATTTGTTTTCAACCTTTATTGCAGTTGGTagaatgttttgtttaatactgacTGAGGGTACGACATGCTCTCTACAGGAAGTACAGATTGACCTGAACCAGccaggagttgttttttttgtcaagtgaatttttacatattcaaatgaaaatacttaAATATTCCACTTGCTCATTGTTCTAAAGGCAAGTCAGGAAATAGTTAGGGCTATTCCCCTGTACATGGTTCATACAGGGGAATGTATTGGGGGACATACACTATTGCTTTGACTATGTGGTAAAGCAGACCAAAAGAAAGTATttggatcctacacttcccataatgcaacttgaacATCTTTCATTTGACCCTCCCAGCCTGATAAATGCTCACATTTTTCAAACTCCTCGTCCCACAAAAAGTaaatttttatttgaaaaatataaaactacatgAGAATCAAACTTTACCGTCCTTTCTTTATACTTCTCAAGACTTGATAATACTGATGAACGTCGACTCACTTCGTTGCACTCTTCTTTCCTTCAACAGAAGAATTTGATGTAAGGAAATTggtacaaaaacattttaaaaacgtATCATTCCAAGGATTTATCATTAAATAAGACTAAATGAAACGTGTGTATGAGACCGATGAGCACTCAGCATGAAGAATGATGATTTGTCCGCACTCAGTGTTAAAGTACAATGTTCACTGTTGGTTTCATCTCTCTATGGGGGTCAAACCTCTTGTATCGTGTATCCTATACTGTACATCTGCTGTGTACAAACTCTTGAAACACTCGTCCTTGTCCGTGCAGTGACCACTGACCCTCCTGCCAACGTGCAGGTGAGTCGTGTCGGCGACCTCGAGGACCAGCTGACGGTCCGCTGGGCCAGCACCCCGGAGCTCAAGGACATCCTGTTTCAGGCCAAATATCAGATACGCTACCGACTGGAGGGCAGCACTGAATGGAAGGTGGtccacacactcccacacacacctgcagactAGTctacacacacttcctctgtaGCTAGGACACCTCTGAGGCAGCTGCGGAAATATTTGAGGTGACTTATCCATTAAATGATGAACATAAACGTTGCTCCTGCTGCATCTCTAGCCTCTTGCATGTGCACTCATTATAAAGCAAATAATATTTGTGTAAAAGCCTTGACTGCTGCTACTGATTCTTTGCTGGTACATTGTTGAAAGCTGGCTTTGATCCATAAATGCAGCAGCTGAGCTTTTAGAAACTGTCATTATTTCAAAGTGCTTCTTTGATGTTTTCTGCCCACAGCTTCttaatattttctctctgctgtgtggatgcatacagtatgtctttgaATTCTGGATTCACTATTGAATGAGAGGATTAGGCaaataatgtttaaatatatttgaagCCACTCAGACTACATTAAAGATGGAAGCAGAGCAaagttcaaaatgaaaaacGGTGAGAAAAGATGCAGCAAATATCTCCATTTAGCTGCAGTTGAGGAGGATTTTGACTCTCCTACTGCCTTCTTATTACATcctctctgtcattttgttCCCTCTCACAGGTGGTGGATGATGTTGGCAACCAAACGTCATGTCGGCTGGCAGGACTCCAGTCCGGGACCGTCTATTTTGTCCAAGTGAGGTGCAATCCAGTGGGCATCTATGGCTCCAGGAAGGCCGGCATCTGGAGTGACTGGAGCCACCCAGCCGCCGCCTCCACACCCAGCAGTGGTGAGTACATTGCAAACGAGACTG
This window encodes:
- the tmem59l gene encoding transmembrane protein 59-like, which translates into the protein MLRLGGRMCSWSALLSVLLAGLAAASSDLFDNQLGDINYCKKQCQLTIKNKSPAKDSIMNACHRGCRLYSICQFVNGNAGFNTSREECQGACQEAYVKLLEQEACSTGCASQPSEPEIKRRKLKAMTLRPKPPSVMEAVSSWCNDIVSSAQSFISSTWTFYLQADDGKVVVFQSQPEMEYSLPELQAPRSNVVDKPWPQVHSHTQRPHAGVRGHGERGASKAGGKGKHPVQHTDDPTAEHDFLGCMSRRSGLPRWILAACLFLSIMVMLWLSCASLVTAPEQHIKTQLSINGDKEFLDNAHKVNPYHLSPVIAVAVKQSEESQEAGPLPVKVDLNKTCV
- the crlf1b gene encoding cytokine receptor-like factor 1b, whose protein sequence is MSAFMFLLLLAPRVLSSSTHVAVISPQDPVLRIGSSLTATCTLSPELGLHASTLYWTLNGMSLSAMSYSVLSPDVLSVTLHNLNGSQQQSGDNLVCHGADGHVLAGSCLYVGMPPEKPVNVTCWSRNTKDLSCKWSPGGRGETHIRTQYTLKYKLRWYGREQECENDSTGKQRYSCYIPRNLALFTPYEIWVDAANQLGSATSNITTLDILDVVTTDPPANVQVSRVGDLEDQLTVRWASTPELKDILFQAKYQIRYRLEGSTEWKVVDDVGNQTSCRLAGLQSGTVYFVQVRCNPVGIYGSRKAGIWSDWSHPAAASTPSSERLQSGSCDPKPGEQNSTLRRELKQFFGWVRKHTYGCSGMSIKLYDQWRVWLQKSHKTRNQILQDDNS